In the Arenicella chitinivorans genome, TATCGATTCCCTCGATGACGTACATCTCCCAGGGCGCGCGCTGCATATCCAGAGGGCGAGAATGAAAGCGTGCTAAGTGAATGCACAGTTGGCGCCAGTCAGCAGGGTGAGGCAGGCGGCCATGACGAATGTGATACTCAATATCGAAGTGCTCATCATCGACCCAGTATGGGTAGTCGAGTTCCAGCGGCACATGGTAGATACGACGCTTGTATATCGGCGACGTGTGTAAACGGCTGCGTACGTGTTCAATAATTTCTTTGAAACGTACCGTGCCGCTCGGTGCCGTAGACGGGTCGAAAATGGCCACCGAGGTGACTTGAGACAAACTCTTGTTGGTCTCCATGTATAAGAACTGAGCGTCTTGCGCGGAGAGCTGTTGCATGAGTAGTGATCGGTTGATGATGGTCAGACCTCAATCTTACTCCAAAATGCGGACCGCTTGCGAACTCTGAAGGGACGTGGGCCAAATACCGCACACGGTCGTTCTTGTAAATACGCTGGGTTGCGGTAGTATTGGATCAACGTCAAATTAAAACGCTACCAACGTGCCTTGAGGGCATGCATGAATCTCTATAGCAAAGTTACCAAAGAAGTAGATGCAGCGCCGGAAGGACCTCACATCGGGGCTTTCTTTGATTTTGATGGAACAGTTATCTATGGCTATTCCGCGTTTACGTATTTGCGCGAGCAAATCAAGCGTGGTGATGTGACGCCCAAGCAGCTGCTGGAACTGGTGCGTGTAATGTCTGATTTTGGACTGGGAAATATGGGTTTCTCAGGGTTAATGGCGGTGGCGTCACAGTATTTATCGGGGATTGACGAAGCGGAGTACCTAGCCTTCGCCGACAGTCTGTATAAGAATCATATTGCAAAACTTATCTATCCAGAGTCTCGGGCCCTCATCGAGGCGCATTTGCGCAAAGGCCATACGGTTGCATTGATTTCTGCTGCGACGCCGTACCAGGTCATGCCGGCAGCGAAAGAGCTTGGTATAGACAATGTGTTTTGCACGCATCTAGAAGTGATTAATGGTAAGTTTACTGGCGCGGTCATTAAGCCAACGTGCTATGGCATGGGCAAAGTTGATGCGGCTGAAAAATTGATTGATTCACATGGTGTGGATATTCGTCAAAGTTTCTTTTACAGCGACAGTGATGAAGACATCCAGTTACTTGAATTTGTCGGTCGTCCGCGCCCGCTAAACCCGAATAAGCGGCTGCGCCGTATCGCCAGTGGACGTGGTTGGCCAGTGCAAGATTTCAACAGTCGTGGCAGTGCCTCAATTTTTGACTACGCACGTACCTTTGCCACCCAGATGAGCATGATTACGTCGTTTGCGGCTGGAATCCCGATCTACGCATTGACGGGTTCGATGAACAAGACGCGCAATTTTTCGACGTCGTTATTTGCCGATACAGCATGCGCGTTGACCGGAATTGAACTGGATGTCACCGGCGAAGAGCATGCCTGGTCGAATCGGCCATGCGTGTTTGTGTTTAACCATCAAAGTCAGGCGGACGTGATCATTCTACCGACCTTGCTGCGCCGTGACTTGGCGGGCGTCGGTAAAAAAGAAATCGGTGATGTCCCGGTCCTCGGTAAGCTTATGCAACTTGGTGGCACGGTGCTGATCGATCGCGAGAATTCGAAGTCCGCGCGTGACGCCATGAAACCACTGGTGGATGTGCTGCAAAAAGAGGGCCGGTCAGTATGCATCGCACCCGAGGGGACTCGATCTACTTCAACCAACCTTGGACGCTTTAAGAAAGGCGCGTTCCACCTGGCCATGCAGGCCGGTGTGCCGATAGTGCCAATCGTGATTCACAACGCCATTGACGTGGCACCACGTGGGCAGTATGTGTTTCGTGCTGCCACGGTCAAGGTGACGGTGCTGCCGCCGGTTGATACCCGTCGCTGGAAGGCCAGTACTATGAATCAGCACGTCGAACAAGTACGCGATATGTTCTTGGTCGAGCTGGATCAGATGCGCTTTCAACCAGACCGTAAAGAGTCTATGCAGGCTGCGGAGCGCGCTGCTAAATTGCGCGCACAGGCACGGCAGCGTGCACTGGAATTAAATGCTCAGCGCACTGCCGATGAGGCATTGACGACCAGCACTGGTCCTATCAATGAATCGCAGCCAAGGTCAAAAACAACGCGTAAGAAAACCTCGCTTAAAGGTTCAACAAGGCAGACCAAAGTAAGCGACGTTGAGCAGAGTGCGGCGGTTACCAATGGACTCGATGTTGGTGCGACTACCGCAATCGCATCCGCTAACCCTGCGCCGCGACGCCGGCGTAAAAAGCGACCCGCAGTGAAGGTGTCTGCACGCACACTGGAACCATAGTCGGGTCGATGCATGAGTAGCAATCCCTGGCAAAAAATCAAGGCCGAGCAAGTTCTGTTTGTAATCGATGCGGCACATGCGGTCGAAGAACAGCTGCTGTTAGAGTGGCTCAGTAATACTAAATCACAGATAGGCTATGCCGGTACGGTGAGTCATTGTGTGGTACCGATTGTGAGCGACCCGGAAAATATTCCGACTGAGGGTTTGAATATGGCCTTGCAGGTCAGTGACGAAACCTTAGTCGTGCCTGTGCGTGTGGTTTGGAAAACCATGCTCGACAACAGCAATCACGGGCCGCGTTGGCGTGATTTGCTGCGCGGTAACCCTCGTAGGCCGGGGTTACGGCGGGCACAAAAGATACTCGACGACGATCCTTCGCGTGCGTTTTGCATTATGGGCAAGCCTGCGACGCTGGCAGATCTGAATGCTCGCTATGCTGCACGACGAGAAATAGCCAGCGTCAATGAAAACTTGGCGGACTACGTTGCCGAGCAGGCCAGTCTGGCACTTGAGGTGGCCGAACGACGTTTACGCGGTACGCGCTACAAAGTACCTCGCCAAGTATCCAAGCAGGTACGCGCAAGTGACCGCTACAAAGTCGGTATTCAGGCGATTGCCACGTCGACCGGGGAGTCAGAACAGGCGCTGCGACAAAAGGCGCTGACCTATTTCAAAGAGCTGGTGGCCTTACCGCATAACTTCTGGCAAGACGTTGCCGCGTCTTTTAATCGGTGGATTATTTCACTCGGCTATGAAAACAAGCTGGTGATCGATCTGGAGAAGCTGGAAACCTATCGCACCATCGTTCGCGAGCATCCGACGGCGTTGCTATGGACTCATAAAACGCATATGGATGGCGTGACGATGCAGTCTGTCCTATTTGAAAACGATTTTCCACCACCGCATATCATGGGTGGTATCAACATGGCATTTGCTGGTGTTGGTTTTTTGGCTCGCCGTTCAGGAGCGATCTTTATTCGACGTTCGTTCCAAGACAACCCGCTGTACAAGTTGGTGTTGCGTAGCTACCTGGCATACCTATTGGAGAAGCGCTTCCCGCTGACCTGGTCATTTGAGGGTACACGATCTCGCGTCGGAAAGCTTATGCCGCCCAAATACGGTATGTTGAAATATGTGATGGAGGCCATGCAAGACTCGGATGCCGATGACCTGCATATCATCCCTGTGGCCATCAACTACGACATGAATAACGACGTTAAGGACTATGCCGCAGAACAGGCCGGGGGGATTAAACGCCCTGAGTCGCTGAGCTGGTTTATTTCATATCTGCGGCGTATGCGCCAACCTTTAGGTCGTATCTACGTGGATTTCGGCGACCCCGTTATCGTCAATAAAGCGGCCTATAACAAAGACCCTTTGGCATTGCAGCGCACGGCGTTTCAGGTTGGCGTTGAAGTCAATCGGGTGACGCCCATTACGCTCACCGCCTTGATGTCGATGTCTTTGCTCGGTGCAGCACCGAGAGCGCAGACCATAGAGGAAATGCAGGACGATATGGAGGCGCTACGCGCTTGGTCATATTCGCGCGACATCAAATTCACCAGCGATTTCGACGACGATAACCAGCAACGCATGCTTGAGCTGATCGACAATATGGTCAGCTCCGGCTTGATCAACCGTTATGATGAAGGGCCCGAGACCGTCTATGCCGTGGCCAACGACCAACAGGTAATGGCAAGTTATTACCGCAATACCATTGTGCACCACTTTGTGTCCAAGGCGATTGCGGAGATGAGCTTGCTGGAAGCCCTAAATCAACCTGATAACAAGCTGGCGGCTTTTTGGCGCGAGGCAAACTACCTCAAAGACATGTTCAAGTTTGAGTTTTTCTATGCACCAACGGAGCAATTTCAAGCTGGCATTCGAGCCGAATTGGCGCATTTTGAGCCGGACTGGGAAGCCCGTATCGAGGAGACCGATTTTATTGCTAACTTATTGCGCACCATGCGCCCTTTGGTTGCACACTGTTGTTTAAAGCCGTACCTGGAAGCATACCGGATCGTGGCGGATGTATTCAGTCGGCTTGACGCACACGAGACTTTGGATGAAAAAGCGCTGCTGTCTGCGGCGTTTCGGTATGGTCGTCAGGCCTATATGCAGCGACGTATTTCCAGCAAAGCATCAATCGGCGAAATTTTATTTAAAAATGGGTTTAAACTACTCGACAGTTACGGCTTGGTAGCGCCTGGTGGTGAGGCCCTAAAAGAGCAACGTAAACAAATCAGTAAAGAGTTGCGCATTCGTGCGCATCGAATTGAAAGAATAAGAGCATTAGCCATGCCGAATGATCTGGATTAAGGAGACTCGACGGTGAGTAAACTCAAAGTTGGTTTGATTGGTGGTGGTTCTTGGGGAACCGCTGTCGCGTCGTTGATCGCGAAAAATACCGATGTCTCGTTATGGGCTCGGAGCAAAGAAACCGTCACTGAAATCAATAAACGTCATACGAATAAGAAGTACTTACCCGACGCGGTATTGCCATCGAACTTGGTGGCACATACTGACTTACGCGCCGTTGTCTCTGTGGCCGACGTGCTGGTCATGGGCGTGCCTTCGAATTCGTTCCGCGACGTATTAAAACAATTGCGCCCTTTTGTACGCCCTTGGATTCCGATCATTAGTCTTACCAAAGGGTTGGAAAGTGGCACTGATTTAAGAATGACTGAGGTGATTCAGGGTGAATTGCCCGGCCATCCGGTTGGTGTATTGACCGGACCAAATCTAGCGCGTGAGATCATGGCGGGGCAGGCAGCAGCCAGCGTCATTGCGATGGTGGATGATATCATCGTGCAAGAGCTGCAGAAGATCTTCAACAGTGGTTTGTTCCGGGTCTATACCAATGATGATGTTATTGGCTGTGAGTTAGGTGGCGTGCTGAAAAATATCATCGCCATCGCGGTTGGTATGGGAATCGGCTTGGGTGCTGGCGACAATACCCGTTCTGCGCTCATCACACGTGGGCTTGCTGAGATCACGCGTTTAGGCGTGGCGATGGGCGGGCGCGCAGAAACATTTTCTGGCCTGACCGGCATGGGCGATATGTTGGCCACATGCATCAGTGCGCAAAGCCGGAACCACCATGTTGGTGTGGAGCTGGGTAAAGGACGGCATATTGAGGACATTATTAACGACATGGTGATGGTGGCTGAAGGCGTCAAAAGTGCACCGACGGTGGTTAAACTGGCCGCACGCTACGGTGTCGAGATGCCTATTGCGCACGATGTGCACGAGGTGATTGCCGGGCGTCGAACCGCAGAGCAGGCATTCTATGGTTTGTTAAAGCGTAAGGTCGGCGCTGAGATTGAATCGGATTAAATATTGTTCGTAGTCACTGGATCGAAACGCCATAGTCAGTATACTTGCGCCATTCCAAAGACGAGGCCGAGTGGCTGCTATTGCATGTAATCCGGTTATCGTCAACTGACTCAATGTGCACGGTTTGCTAAACAAGGCGTGCGGTGCTTTAGGACAAAGCACCAACCTAATTTTTGTATAAATATTATGGCTTTCAAAAATAAAGTGCTGCCCGCGCTGATGCCTTTGATGCTGCTGTCAGCCTGTCTGGATGGTCGCACCGGTGGAGCGCATTCATTGCCCGACTTGGACGGTATCTATGTTGGGAATTGGCAAGCCGCGTCGCAGTTCGAATCTGACGCGGTATCTAAAAAAGTGCTCGACAGTAATGTCATTATCCACGGCAACAGTGTCACTGTCACCGATGGTCAGTTCGTGGCCACAGGTAGATTGCGTTCGGATCAGAACTTTGAAGCGACCACTGGACCGCACTTCTCCTTACAGGATGATGATACGCGCTGCACCGGTAAACTGGTGTTCTCCGGTTCGGTCGATACTGCCGTAAACGACCTCGATGTCGAAGCTATTGTGGTCGGAAAAACGCAAGGTTCGCTGAATTGTGTGGCGGACGGTGTGCCGATTGTGGCCACCTTAAGTGGCCATTTTGAGTCTGTCAAACAGCAGACCATCAGCAAGATCTTCGTGCCAACAGTGAGCTTGCTGGACTTGCTAAAACACGTATAGGCAACGCCCAGCCTCTCTAGGCGGCGGCCGTCTTTGACCTAAGAGTCCGTCCTGATCAGCTGGACGGAAGCCCGGCGACCGCATGACGCGAAATATCACTAGGTTGGTCATTCCACCACAGTCCGATGCGGTGGAAAATCAGGTAGTTAACTGGAATCACGACCAATGTGATCAAGGTGGCAAATAAAATGCCAAAGCCTAACGACACCGCCATCGGCACCAGCGCTTGAGATTGGGTGTCGCTGGTGACCATGAGGGGTAATAACCCAACGAAGGTAGTGAGCGACGTCAGCATTACCGGTCGAAACCGAACCTCACCTGCGGTTAGAACTGCCTCCATTATGTGAACCCCTTTGGCACGCTGCTGATTAATGTAATCAACTAGGACTAGGCTGTCGTTGACCACGATCCCGGTGAGTGCCAACACGCCCATGATACTGAGCATTGAGAAGGGCAGCCCCATTATGATGTGACCGATAATCGCACCGACGATGGCCAGCGGGATGATCGACATCACGATAAACGGCTGTGAAAACGATTTAAATGGAATCGCCAGTAATGCGTAAATCATGATAATGACCAACATGAAGCCCAGCGCGAAGCTCGCATTGGTTTCACGTTGATTCTCAGCCTCGCCATCCATGCTGTAACTCAAGCTTGGCTCTTGGGCGAACATTTGGTCTAGAAATTCGGTCAAGTCACGACGGATGATTTCCACATCATAATTCGACTTATCTAGATTGGCGCTGACCGTGACTGTACGTCGCTGGCGGTCACGATAAACTGCTGAGGGGCTAGTGCTCGGGTGCAGCTCGGCCAGTTGTGACAATGGAATCGTACGGTCGCTGTTGCCGACGCTGATCGGCATGTTTTCCACATCATTCATCGATGAACGATATTCCAGAGGATAGCGAACCATGACCTTAAGCTCATCCTGGCCACGTTGAATGCGTTGTGCTTCAAAACCAAACACCGCTTGCCGCACTTGTGACGAGATTGCAGACAGCGACAAGCCCAAGGAATCGGCTAACGGCGTGAGCTCAATTTGGACTTCTTCCTTACCAGAAGAAAAGTTGTCCTGAAGGTCATACACACCGGGATATTGTTTCAGGTATTCGCGAATCTCATCGACTCGCAGCGCAAGGCGTTCATCATCATTGCCATAAATCGCCACGGAAATGGGTCGACCAAAATCACCAAAGGTGGAGGATAAGCTGAATTGCTCGGCACCGGGAATGTCGCCAACGCGTTGTCGAAGTCTTTCTTGTACTTCGGTGATTGAAAAGTCCTCAGGGCGATTCTCACTCGTTTCGACTTCAATGATCACGATGCCTTTGTTGGTGCCGAAAGAAGGCGCGCCAGTGCCACCATCTAAAGTCAGCCCAGAAACCGAGATAACGTATTTGAACAAGGATTCACCGGTCTCGGGATTGACGTATTCCTCTGATAGCTCATTCGCCTGCTTCACAATGTGGTGTATATGCTCTTTGGTCGTGTCATAGCCGGTGGTACTCGGCATTGTCAAGCGGACATAGATGGCGTCGTCGACAAATTCCGGGGCAAAAGCAAAGCGAACCCAGCCGGTGCTAATTAACACGATGACTACGAAAAAGATACAAACCGCACTGACCACGGTAATCGTCTTATTGAACACGCAGCTATTCAAAAACGGCCGGTAGATGCGAATAATGGCGTTTTCAAAACCGCGTGAAAAATTCTGTTGCGTCCGTCCGAGCCAATTAATCTGATTCTCATCACGCGCCTTAATCGTGCTCATATGGGCAGGGAGGATAAGCTTGGATTCAATCAGCGAAAAGGCCAATACGGGGATCACAACCAAGGGGATTTGCTTTGCGAAAGTCGACAAAGCGCCTTCCACTGCCAACAGTGGAGCAAAGGCAATCATGGTTGTCACCACACCGAACGTCACAGGCACTGCGACCTCCTTAGTACCAAACACGGCAGCCTGGTCAGGCGGCATTCCAGCGCGCATGTGCCGGTATATGTTCTCGCCAGTGACAATCGCGTCGTCTACCACGATTCCCAGTACAATCAGAAACGCAAACATGGTCAGCATATTGAGCGACAGTCCCAATATGGGCATCATTGCAAAGGCGCCGAGAAAACATACCGGGATCCCGATGCCAACCCAAAGCGCCACAGCAGGGCGTAAAAACAGGGCCAATAGAATCATCACCAGCACGCCACCTTGCCAGGCACTTTTGATCAGCGTTGATAATCGACTTTCAACGACTTTGGCAGTCTCGCCATAGGTGCCGAGTTTGGCACCAGTGGGCAGGTTTGGTTGATACTCGGTGATGAATTGTTTGACGCGTTCCGAAATGTCGATGGTGCTCTGCTTGCCGACGCGATAGGCCTCGAAGGTAATCGCATCTTCGCCATTGTACTGGGTCTCCACTTGCACCAGTTGATAGCCATCAACCACGCGGGCGATGTCTTCTAGGTACACTACGCGATCACCAGAGTTGGTCACCGGAATTCGTCGGAATTCTGCCGCTTGATAGGCCTGGCCATTACTTCGAACCAAGATGTCACCGTCTCGCGTTTTCAGGTTGCCTGCTGAGATATCCACGGAGTTTCGCTGAATCGCTTGACCGATGTCAGCTAAGGTCAGGTTGTACTGCTCCAGAGTGTGCGGTGCCACCTCAATGTGGATCTCGCGCGGTGGGGCCTGCAATTGGCCGACTTGGGTCACGCCGTCGACCCGCAACAGTGCTTCACGTGCGTCGGACGCTGTTTGATAAAGCTCATCGTAGGTCAGCTCTGAGCCATAGACTGCCAGCCCGATGACCTGAATCGGGACATCTGCGATCTGAATGATCGGGCGTTCCGCATCCTGCGGTAAGGTGGACAGCGCGTCCACGCGGATTTTAACGTCGCTCAGAATTTCCTGGTCGTCGTAACCTCCTTCGATCTGAGCGAACACCATGGACATTGCTTCGGCCGAGCGAGAGGTGATTTTCTCGATACCTTCGATGTCAGAAATGGCTTCTTCAATGCGGGTGGTGATGGTTTCTTCAATGGACTTTGGGTTTCCCCCGGGTAGCACGGTGGTAATGGTGATCGTGTCGAGCTGAAAATCAGGCAACAATTCCAGCGCGATATCGCGTGACAACGCCATGATGCCCATAA is a window encoding:
- a CDS encoding HAD-IB family hydrolase, whose translation is MNLYSKVTKEVDAAPEGPHIGAFFDFDGTVIYGYSAFTYLREQIKRGDVTPKQLLELVRVMSDFGLGNMGFSGLMAVASQYLSGIDEAEYLAFADSLYKNHIAKLIYPESRALIEAHLRKGHTVALISAATPYQVMPAAKELGIDNVFCTHLEVINGKFTGAVIKPTCYGMGKVDAAEKLIDSHGVDIRQSFFYSDSDEDIQLLEFVGRPRPLNPNKRLRRIASGRGWPVQDFNSRGSASIFDYARTFATQMSMITSFAAGIPIYALTGSMNKTRNFSTSLFADTACALTGIELDVTGEEHAWSNRPCVFVFNHQSQADVIILPTLLRRDLAGVGKKEIGDVPVLGKLMQLGGTVLIDRENSKSARDAMKPLVDVLQKEGRSVCIAPEGTRSTSTNLGRFKKGAFHLAMQAGVPIVPIVIHNAIDVAPRGQYVFRAATVKVTVLPPVDTRRWKASTMNQHVEQVRDMFLVELDQMRFQPDRKESMQAAERAAKLRAQARQRALELNAQRTADEALTTSTGPINESQPRSKTTRKKTSLKGSTRQTKVSDVEQSAAVTNGLDVGATTAIASANPAPRRRRKKRPAVKVSARTLEP
- a CDS encoding glycerol-3-phosphate 1-O-acyltransferase: MSSNPWQKIKAEQVLFVIDAAHAVEEQLLLEWLSNTKSQIGYAGTVSHCVVPIVSDPENIPTEGLNMALQVSDETLVVPVRVVWKTMLDNSNHGPRWRDLLRGNPRRPGLRRAQKILDDDPSRAFCIMGKPATLADLNARYAARREIASVNENLADYVAEQASLALEVAERRLRGTRYKVPRQVSKQVRASDRYKVGIQAIATSTGESEQALRQKALTYFKELVALPHNFWQDVAASFNRWIISLGYENKLVIDLEKLETYRTIVREHPTALLWTHKTHMDGVTMQSVLFENDFPPPHIMGGINMAFAGVGFLARRSGAIFIRRSFQDNPLYKLVLRSYLAYLLEKRFPLTWSFEGTRSRVGKLMPPKYGMLKYVMEAMQDSDADDLHIIPVAINYDMNNDVKDYAAEQAGGIKRPESLSWFISYLRRMRQPLGRIYVDFGDPVIVNKAAYNKDPLALQRTAFQVGVEVNRVTPITLTALMSMSLLGAAPRAQTIEEMQDDMEALRAWSYSRDIKFTSDFDDDNQQRMLELIDNMVSSGLINRYDEGPETVYAVANDQQVMASYYRNTIVHHFVSKAIAEMSLLEALNQPDNKLAAFWREANYLKDMFKFEFFYAPTEQFQAGIRAELAHFEPDWEARIEETDFIANLLRTMRPLVAHCCLKPYLEAYRIVADVFSRLDAHETLDEKALLSAAFRYGRQAYMQRRISSKASIGEILFKNGFKLLDSYGLVAPGGEALKEQRKQISKELRIRAHRIERIRALAMPNDLD
- a CDS encoding NAD(P)H-dependent glycerol-3-phosphate dehydrogenase: MSKLKVGLIGGGSWGTAVASLIAKNTDVSLWARSKETVTEINKRHTNKKYLPDAVLPSNLVAHTDLRAVVSVADVLVMGVPSNSFRDVLKQLRPFVRPWIPIISLTKGLESGTDLRMTEVIQGELPGHPVGVLTGPNLAREIMAGQAAASVIAMVDDIIVQELQKIFNSGLFRVYTNDDVIGCELGGVLKNIIAIAVGMGIGLGAGDNTRSALITRGLAEITRLGVAMGGRAETFSGLTGMGDMLATCISAQSRNHHVGVELGKGRHIEDIINDMVMVAEGVKSAPTVVKLAARYGVEMPIAHDVHEVIAGRRTAEQAFYGLLKRKVGAEIESD
- a CDS encoding efflux RND transporter permease subunit codes for the protein MIQWFARNHVAANLLMIGIVIMGIMALSRDIALELLPDFQLDTITITTVLPGGNPKSIEETITTRIEEAISDIEGIEKITSRSAEAMSMVFAQIEGGYDDQEILSDVKIRVDALSTLPQDAERPIIQIADVPIQVIGLAVYGSELTYDELYQTASDAREALLRVDGVTQVGQLQAPPREIHIEVAPHTLEQYNLTLADIGQAIQRNSVDISAGNLKTRDGDILVRSNGQAYQAAEFRRIPVTNSGDRVVYLEDIARVVDGYQLVQVETQYNGEDAITFEAYRVGKQSTIDISERVKQFITEYQPNLPTGAKLGTYGETAKVVESRLSTLIKSAWQGGVLVMILLALFLRPAVALWVGIGIPVCFLGAFAMMPILGLSLNMLTMFAFLIVLGIVVDDAIVTGENIYRHMRAGMPPDQAAVFGTKEVAVPVTFGVVTTMIAFAPLLAVEGALSTFAKQIPLVVIPVLAFSLIESKLILPAHMSTIKARDENQINWLGRTQQNFSRGFENAIIRIYRPFLNSCVFNKTITVVSAVCIFFVVIVLISTGWVRFAFAPEFVDDAIYVRLTMPSTTGYDTTKEHIHHIVKQANELSEEYVNPETGESLFKYVISVSGLTLDGGTGAPSFGTNKGIVIIEVETSENRPEDFSITEVQERLRQRVGDIPGAEQFSLSSTFGDFGRPISVAIYGNDDERLALRVDEIREYLKQYPGVYDLQDNFSSGKEEVQIELTPLADSLGLSLSAISSQVRQAVFGFEAQRIQRGQDELKVMVRYPLEYRSSMNDVENMPISVGNSDRTIPLSQLAELHPSTSPSAVYRDRQRRTVTVSANLDKSNYDVEIIRRDLTEFLDQMFAQEPSLSYSMDGEAENQRETNASFALGFMLVIIMIYALLAIPFKSFSQPFIVMSIIPLAIVGAIIGHIIMGLPFSMLSIMGVLALTGIVVNDSLVLVDYINQQRAKGVHIMEAVLTAGEVRFRPVMLTSLTTFVGLLPLMVTSDTQSQALVPMAVSLGFGILFATLITLVVIPVNYLIFHRIGLWWNDQPSDISRHAVAGLPSS